GTCCATATaaaaaggtactaagcctcatcaatgcaatgtaatatatatatatatatatatatatatatatatatatatatatatatatatatatatatatatatacatatatatgtatatatatatatatatatatatatatatatatatatatatatatatatatatatatatatatacatatatatatatatatatatatatatatatatatatatatatatatatatatatattgttaaacggCACCAATCGTGAGGTTTACTTGATTTATATATTATGGACGTATCATgagacttacaatatatttatatacttatgttttcatgttttaagagctctctctctctctctctctgtatatcatatatatatgtagctaggtatattttaatatagagagagaatatgacaatattaccgagtatatcaatgtgtgtacatattaaattgtacatgttgtaacactgatggatgccaCCGTATAGTGAAACATTGCCATTTTCAGTAATAAGAGTTCAAtttatgtaaacacacacacacttacaacagaactcttgcaacttataacagtgcatgcaatggcGCAGTTGAACCgcacggtggcatccaagctccatcaaTGTTACATGCAGCACTTCCCtcaatacacacgcacacacacataatatatatagattcatttctctattatttcaccaataatgtgctcataattattgtgcttgtgtgtttatatttatccATTGCAGTAAGATATAGTAATTGCTGACTATTAAAAAGGACGCGAAATAGTTCTAAAATATACGTTATGTCAaaattattcatagttttgagtacacaattagtactactttttcatactggCATATAAAaagcatgtagaaaaacaactcttttggcacggacacaggtaggtggctcttaaaagagccgttgggtattaagggaaaacgtcaaagcgctccgtttaagcgcgctctccgcggatacggcgggccagctggatgtccttaggcataatggtgactctcttggcgtggatggcgcacaggttagtgtcttcaaacagacccaccaagtacgcctcgctggcctcctgcagagccatgacggcggagctctggaagcgcagatcggtcttgaagtcctgagcgatctcacgcaccaggcgctggaagggcagcttgcggatcagcagctcagtggatttctggtagcggCGGATCTCCCTgagagcgacggtgccgggcctgtaacggtgaggtttcttcacgccgccggtagccggtgcgctcttgcgggctgccttggtggccagctgcttcctcggggctttgccaccggtggacttgcgggcggtctgcttcgttcttgccatcGCGCTGAGCTCTGTAAAGAGAATAACGCgcctcgcctcctcacggcccttttatGCTTTAGAGCCGCTACTCGCTGATTGGGCGTCTTGGATCTGCGCCCTTCCTATTGGCCGTTTCGCACGGAGAGCCCAAACGCAAAATACTGCGTATAGAACAAACTGGCGGCTTCCTGCAGTCCATTCTGggtttaattataatatatataatgcaatTTAAGCGCTCCCATTGCTTAATTTAATAATTCTTATTCAATAACCTTGTAATTAATTACAAACAGCCGTGTACAGCTGTATACTCAAAATAATGCCGTGTGTATAGGGATTGTTATGATTTGAAAGTGTACTGGTGTTACCTATTGCTCACAgcttagtatagtgtgtgtgcgcgcgtaagtttatatttatataaatatatacacttaaatatatatacttaaatatatacacacacacacacacattatatataatatacatatatatatatatatacatatatatatatatatatatatgtatatatatatgtatatatatatacatatatatatatatatatatatatatatatatatatatatatatatatatatatgtatgtatatattttacatacacatatgtatatgtatattagccTTTTCCCTTTGGGAATTACATGTATAATGTGTATTGTTACTGGGGAGGAAACatagcactttttgagtagagttgggtggctcttaaaagagcctttgggtatggacaaagaagcggaaagcggagatttacttggccttgaccgccttctcggttttcttggggagaagcacagcctgaatgttgggcagcacaccaccctgggcgatggtaactcctccgagcagtttgttcaactcctcgtcgttgcgaacagccaactgcagatgacgggggatgatacgagtcttcttgttgtcgcgggcagcgttgccggccaactcgagaatctcagcggtaagatactccaggACAGCCGCAAGGTAGACGGGGGCGCCGGCGCCAACACGTTCggcgtagtttcctttgcgcaggagcctgtgcacacggcccacggggaactggAGCCCGGCGCGGGAggagcgagtcttggccttggcccttGCCTTtccgccggttttgcctcttccgctcatgatgcagctcagatgtgttcgctgaacaatactgaaataaagcagcgggctcccgggcgctgttgataaagcaaaagcgcctacgttcctattggctacaagcttcgcgcagcaacagccaatgGCGTTGCCGCCGTCGAACTCCAGCGCCCGCTCCCCCCTCCTTCCCCTCCTCTTCGCGCAGCCTCTAGTGTAAACGCTTGGCGGAGCGACAGCCAATGGCGTGTCCGCCGTCAAACGCTAGCGCCtgccctccgctgctcgctttgggcccccactcccccctcctcctcgtgctgcctgctttgtgtgtgagacagagaccgaATGGCTGAAGACGGAGACTTTTGCCTTCCCGCTCAAATGAAATCAAagttacaataataaataaaacaaacggatgaaacgaatacctacagtggctgaGGTCGTGccttatttgtatgttaaaatgagaATTGTAATGATAAACAGTGTCATACATCATACGCATTAAACACCGTTATGTGCTTTCGATACATGATATGAAGGAAGCTCTTTGAAAtgaaactgtgggtggctcttaaaagagccgttgttagagaggaacaaaacatgaaggtaaacggcaccgtttacttcttcttgggggcagccttcttcggcttcgccgccttgggcttggccgctttgggcttgacagccttggctttctttgggctcttggtggctttcttgggagccgccggcttcttcgccttcttggggctcttggtcgccttcttcgcagccgctgccggtttcttggcctttttgggagacttcttggccgcggcgggcttcttggccgctaccttcttgggtttcttcgcggcagccggtttcttggcggcgggcttcttggctttaggagcaaccttcttggccggcttcttcttggcctcggcctgtttcttgttgagcttgaaagagcccgacgcgccggtgcctttggtctgcaccagagtgcccttggtgacgaggctcttgacggcgatcttaacgcgagagttgttcttctccacgtcgtagccgccggcggccagggctttcttcagggcggcgagagacacgccgctcctctccttggatgccgagacggccttgacgataagctcgccgacgctggggccggccttcttggggcgggcggcggccttcttcttgg
The Astyanax mexicanus isolate ESR-SI-001 chromosome 13, AstMex3_surface, whole genome shotgun sequence DNA segment above includes these coding regions:
- the LOC125780510 gene encoding histone H2A, whose product is MSGRGKTGGKARAKAKTRSSRAGLQFPVGRVHRLLRKGNYAERVGAGAPVYLAAVLEYLTAEILELAGNAARDNKKTRIIPRHLQLAVRNDEELNKLLGGVTIAQGGVLPNIQAVLLPKKTEKAVKAK